One stretch of Flavobacterium sp. 9 DNA includes these proteins:
- a CDS encoding cyclase family protein — translation MLALINEKYQIDLSKPIDISIPLTNTDENPIAWYIEKPVIEPVVFGDWIGKVSEGKSSTNFNNIFFNPHGHGTHTECLGHITNDFYSINQTLKQFFFFAKLITVEPEKIGDDLVITKEHISTSLNMTNASGSLNGTKPEAIIIRTLPNQKDKKSRKYSNTNPPYLSEEAAIFIRESEIQHLLIDLPSVDKEHDEGKLLAHKAFWNVKDTINLNSDARLNATITEMIFVSEEIQDGDYILNLQIASFENDASPSKPILYKIADFRL, via the coding sequence ATGCTAGCACTTATTAACGAAAAATATCAAATAGACTTATCAAAACCCATTGATATCTCAATTCCATTAACGAATACAGACGAAAATCCGATTGCTTGGTATATTGAAAAACCAGTTATTGAACCTGTTGTTTTTGGAGATTGGATTGGGAAAGTTTCTGAAGGAAAATCTTCGACTAATTTCAATAATATCTTCTTTAATCCGCATGGACACGGAACGCATACAGAATGTTTAGGGCATATTACCAATGATTTTTATAGTATTAATCAAACGTTGAAGCAGTTTTTCTTTTTTGCAAAACTAATTACGGTTGAACCTGAAAAGATTGGTGATGATTTAGTGATTACGAAAGAACATATTTCGACTTCGCTCAATATGACAAATGCTTCGGGATCGCTTAATGGTACAAAACCTGAAGCAATTATCATTCGAACACTTCCGAATCAAAAAGATAAAAAGTCAAGAAAATATTCGAATACAAATCCGCCATATTTATCTGAAGAAGCTGCGATTTTCATCCGCGAAAGCGAAATTCAGCATTTATTAATCGATTTACCAAGTGTTGACAAAGAACACGACGAAGGAAAATTATTGGCTCATAAAGCATTTTGGAATGTAAAAGACACGATTAATCTAAACTCTGATGCAAGATTGAATGCTACAATTACCGAAATGATTTTTGTTTCTGAGGAAATTCAAGATGGCGATTATATACTAAATTTACAAATCGCTTCGTTTGAAAATGACGCAAGTCCGAGCAAACCCATTTTATATAAAATTGCAGATTTTAGATTGTAG
- the hemW gene encoding radical SAM family heme chaperone HemW, with protein sequence MSGIYIHIPFCKQACNYCDFHFSTSMKKKDDMVLALAKEIVMRKNEFKLFDSAQSDNQIETIYFGGGTPSVLTINEINFLIDTVYSNYNVVENPEITLEANPDDLSPERILKLSKSPINRLSIGIQSFYEEDLKMMNRAHNSAEAIKCLQEATKYFDNISLDLIYGIPGLTDEMWKQNIETALSFGIPHISSYALTVEPKTALRKLIDTGKIAEPQDEVASNHFMILVETLQKNGFIHYELSNFGKEGYFSKNNSAYWLGKKYIGIGPSAHSYDGEKRGWNVANNSLYIKSLQNDELPIETEILTISDRYNEYIMTGLRTIWGVSLERIETEFGLEYLTYLKKQSQKFLNDDLLSIENNILKPTAKGKFLTDGIASDLFYLNVE encoded by the coding sequence ATGTCAGGTATCTACATTCATATTCCTTTTTGCAAACAAGCTTGCAACTATTGTGACTTTCATTTTTCGACTTCGATGAAAAAGAAAGATGATATGGTTTTGGCTTTAGCCAAAGAAATTGTCATGCGTAAAAATGAGTTTAAGCTTTTCGACTCCGCTCAAAGTGACAATCAAATTGAGACTATATATTTTGGAGGAGGAACACCTTCAGTTTTGACGATTAACGAAATAAACTTTTTAATTGATACCGTTTACAGCAACTATAACGTTGTTGAAAATCCGGAAATAACGCTCGAAGCAAATCCGGATGATTTATCGCCAGAACGAATTTTAAAATTATCAAAAAGTCCAATAAACCGTTTAAGTATCGGGATTCAGTCTTTTTATGAAGAAGATTTGAAGATGATGAATCGTGCTCATAATTCGGCGGAAGCCATAAAATGTTTACAAGAAGCGACTAAATACTTTGATAATATTTCGCTTGATTTAATTTACGGAATTCCAGGATTGACTGACGAAATGTGGAAACAAAATATTGAAACGGCGTTGTCATTTGGGATTCCGCATATTTCTAGCTATGCTTTGACAGTTGAACCAAAAACGGCTTTAAGAAAACTAATTGATACCGGAAAAATTGCCGAGCCACAAGACGAAGTAGCTTCAAATCATTTTATGATTTTAGTAGAAACACTTCAGAAAAATGGTTTTATTCATTACGAATTATCCAATTTCGGGAAAGAAGGTTATTTCTCTAAAAATAATTCGGCGTATTGGTTGGGTAAAAAATATATCGGAATTGGTCCTTCGGCACATAGTTATGATGGCGAAAAAAGAGGCTGGAATGTGGCGAATAATTCACTTTATATAAAATCACTTCAAAATGATGAACTTCCAATTGAAACTGAAATCCTAACAATTTCTGATCGTTATAACGAATATATTATGACAGGATTAAGAACAATTTGGGGCGTTTCATTAGAACGAATTGAAACTGAATTTGGTTTGGAATATCTGACTTATCTCAAAAAACAAAGTCAGAAATTCTTGAATGATGATTTACTTTCAATTGAAAATAACATTCTAAAACCAACCGCAAAAGGAAAATTTCTAACGGATGGAATTGCAAGTGATCTCTTTTACTTAAATGTGGAGTAA
- the ruvC gene encoding crossover junction endodeoxyribonuclease RuvC, with product MTKERIILGIDPGTTIMGFGLIKVINKKMEFLQLNELQLSKYDNHYQKLKIIFERTIELIETHNPDEIAIEAPFFGKNVQSMLKLGRAQGVAMAAGLSRDIPITEYEPKKIKMAITGNGNASKEQVAKMLQQLLGLKELPKNLDSTDGLAAAVCHFFNSGKIVAGKSYTGWDAFVKQNEDKIRK from the coding sequence TTGACAAAAGAACGCATCATATTAGGTATCGACCCCGGAACGACAATTATGGGTTTTGGATTGATTAAAGTCATCAATAAAAAAATGGAGTTTTTGCAGCTTAACGAATTGCAACTTTCCAAGTATGACAATCATTACCAAAAACTAAAAATCATTTTTGAACGTACCATCGAATTAATCGAAACACACAATCCTGACGAAATCGCGATTGAAGCTCCTTTCTTTGGCAAAAACGTTCAGTCAATGCTAAAATTGGGACGCGCACAAGGCGTTGCAATGGCGGCGGGACTTTCGAGAGATATTCCGATTACAGAATACGAACCTAAAAAGATAAAAATGGCAATTACCGGAAACGGAAACGCCAGTAAAGAACAAGTTGCCAAAATGCTTCAACAACTTTTAGGCTTAAAAGAATTACCTAAAAACCTCGATTCAACTGATGGTTTAGCAGCCGCAGTTTGCCATTTCTTTAACTCTGGAAAAATCGTTGCCGGAAAAAGTTATACCGGTTGGGATGCTTTTGTAAAACAAAATGAAGACAAAATCCGTAAATGA
- a CDS encoding DUF4260 domain-containing protein: protein MKTIVKLEELGLFILGIYLFSLLNYQWWCFLVLILAPDFSMIGFVFGNKTGAILYNLFHHKGIAVSLYIIGCFLKLEMVQLIGIILFSHSAMDRIFGYGLKYEKGFKYTHLGEIGK from the coding sequence ATGAAAACAATCGTTAAACTTGAAGAATTAGGGTTATTTATACTCGGGATTTATCTATTTAGCCTTTTGAATTATCAATGGTGGTGTTTTTTGGTTTTGATTTTAGCACCGGATTTTTCCATGATTGGTTTTGTTTTTGGCAATAAAACTGGCGCCATTTTGTACAACTTATTTCATCATAAAGGAATTGCAGTTTCTTTATATATAATTGGTTGTTTCTTAAAACTTGAAATGGTTCAACTTATTGGTATTATATTATTTTCGCATTCGGCAATGGATCGCATTTTTGGTTATGGTCTGAAATATGAAAAGGGTTTTAAATACACACATTTAGGTGAAATTGGTAAATAA
- a CDS encoding GxxExxY protein: MSENELSRIVFNCALKVHQTLGPGLLESAYEECLFYELKNAGLEIEKQKSLPLIYETVKLDIGYRLDIIIENKLILEIKSVDTLNEVHFAQLLTYLKLTNCKLGLLINFNVVLIKNGIRRIVNNL, encoded by the coding sequence ATGTCAGAAAATGAATTATCAAGAATTGTATTTAATTGTGCTTTAAAAGTTCATCAAACTTTAGGTCCTGGACTTTTGGAAAGTGCTTATGAAGAGTGTCTATTTTATGAATTAAAAAATGCTGGTTTAGAAATTGAAAAACAAAAATCTTTACCTTTAATTTACGAAACAGTAAAACTAGATATTGGTTATCGACTGGATATAATCATTGAAAATAAATTAATTTTGGAAATAAAATCTGTTGATACTTTAAATGAGGTTCATTTTGCTCAACTATTGACTTACTTAAAATTAACAAATTGCAAATTAGGTTTATTAATAAACTTTAATGTCGTTTTAATAAAAAACGGTATTAGAAGAATTGTAAATAATCTATAA
- a CDS encoding MmcQ/YjbR family DNA-binding protein — translation MNLETYYEYCLSKKGVSEHFPFDEDTLVFKVGGKMFALSSLAQWEKNEPSVNLKCDPERAQELRAEYDEIKPGFHMSKVHWNTIALNGNLPTAFIKELIDHSYELVFKSLTKKIQNEIIELEN, via the coding sequence ATGAATCTAGAAACGTATTATGAATATTGTCTTTCGAAAAAAGGCGTTAGCGAGCATTTCCCTTTTGATGAAGATACTTTAGTTTTTAAAGTTGGTGGAAAAATGTTTGCTTTATCTTCTTTAGCGCAGTGGGAAAAAAATGAACCTTCGGTGAATTTAAAATGTGATCCGGAACGCGCTCAGGAACTAAGGGCAGAATATGATGAAATAAAACCAGGATTCCATATGAGCAAAGTACATTGGAATACGATTGCTTTGAACGGAAATTTACCGACTGCTTTTATCAAAGAATTGATTGATCACTCGTATGAATTGGTTTTCAAAAGTTTGACAAAGAAAATTCAGAATGAAATTATCGAATTAGAAAATTAG
- a CDS encoding GNAT family N-acetyltransferase has protein sequence MINVSTDKTKLDVPFIQNFLKDIYWAAGRTIDEVQTTIDASVCFGIYLNDKQIGFARVITDYVVFGYVMDVFITEEHRGKGYSSILIETMMNEPILKDIKIWRLATTDAHFLYEKFGFKPLEHPEKMMEKKL, from the coding sequence ATGATTAATGTTTCGACTGATAAAACTAAACTTGATGTTCCTTTTATTCAAAATTTCCTAAAAGACATTTATTGGGCTGCGGGAAGAACTATTGATGAAGTACAGACTACAATTGATGCTTCTGTTTGTTTTGGAATTTACTTGAATGACAAACAAATTGGTTTTGCGCGCGTAATTACAGATTATGTGGTTTTTGGATATGTAATGGATGTTTTTATTACTGAAGAACATCGCGGAAAAGGTTATTCCTCTATTTTAATTGAAACGATGATGAATGAACCAATTCTTAAAGACATTAAAATTTGGCGATTAGCAACAACTGATGCGCATTTTTTATATGAGAAATTTGGTTTTAAACCTTTGGAACATCCGGAGAAAATGATGGAAAAGAAGTTATGA